From the genome of Ostrinia nubilalis chromosome 1, ilOstNubi1.1, whole genome shotgun sequence:
ACCTGAAGCACctgaaatgttttattcagaCGACGAGCTGGTTCCGGCGGTTCATCCCCAACTATGCAGAGATTGCCCGGCCTTTGACGACGCTGCTAAAGAAGGACGCCAGCTGGAAGTGGGCGCCGGAGCAGCAGTCTGCCTTTGAACAGCTGAGACAGCTACTCGTGACGGCGCCGATATTGCGGCAAGCCGATGAGACCCAGCCGTACAAGCTACGAACCGACAGCAGCGGCTATTGCCTCGGGGCAGTTTTGATGCAGGGGGAGGGGCCCGACGAGCGCCCCATTGAGTACGCTAGCCGCCTCCTGACTGCCGCCGAGAGGAACTACACGACAACGGAGCGTGAAGCCTTATCAGTTGTGTGGGCTGTCACGAAGTTCCGGGGATACATCGAGGGTTCCGAAGTAGTTGTCGTTTCAGACCACCAGCCCTTGAGATGGCTGATGAGTGTCAAGTCGCCCAGCGGAAGACTCGCAAGGTGGGCGCTGACACTGCAAGAGTACAACATGCGCATCGATTATGTGCCAGGTAAGTCCAACGTTGTAGCGGACACCCTATCGCGACCCGCGTGCAGTGAAGAGACCAGCTGTGACCTGTGTCTTACCGTGGTCGATCTCCCAACTCAGAGCGCATCCGACCTGCGCGAGAAGCAGCTTCAGGACCCTGAGATCAAGAGGATTATAGACGACTTGGAGACGGAAGACGAACCCTTTAGGGGGAGACAGTGGTCAAACCGCGGCTACGTGATGTCAGATGGAATTTTATACAGATGTGGTCCTGAATCCGACGAGAATGACGACGCGTGCTTAGTTGTACCGACGAGCGAGAGAGCAAAGGTCCTCGCTGATTACCATGACGCACCGACGGCTGGTCACATGGGAGTCGAGCGCACGCTGCACCGGATCAGTTCACGATTTTATTGGCCTGGTATGAGAGCGACTGTGGCTGAGTATGTGAAGAATTGTGTGCCCTGTCAGCGGTATAAAGCTGATAACCGCAAGCCAGCCGGCCTTCTTCAGTCCCCTGCCGGAGCCCGCCGTTTTGAAGTAATGTCTGTCGACCTTTTCGGTCCCTTGCCGGAGACGCCCGCGGGGAACCGATGGATTTTGATTGTCGAGGATGTTTGCAGTAGATGGATCGAACTCTTCGCATTGAAGAATGCCACCAGCGTAGAATGTGCCAAGACCCTTATAGAGGAGGTTTTCCTGAGGTTCGGTGTGCCGAGGAGGATGGTAAGCGATAATGGCGTGCAGTTTGTTAGCGAGATCATGCAGCAGGTCTGTAACACGTTCGGGATCGATCAGTGCCTGACGCCATTCTACCATCCTGAGGCCAATCCTGTGGAGAGAAAGAACAGAGACCTGAAACCTCAGCTGGCAATCCTGGTGGGCAGAGATCATTCGTCGTGGGACGAGCACATAGCTTCCGTGAGGTTTGCGATGAACTCGGCATTGTGCACTAGTACTGGGTACTCACCTGCGTTCCTTACCTTCGGGCGGGAGCTGCGCGCGCCTGCCGACGCACTCACTGACATGAGGGAGATTGTGGAGAATGATAAGTTCGTAGCTAATATTACCACTTACCTTAGGAAGCTGTCCTCCGCACTCCTCGACGCTAGAGATGCTCATGAGAAAGCCCAGGCGATCCGGAAGAAATACGCCGACGAAGGTCGTCGGCCGCCGCCCGACTATAAGGTAGGCGATTTGGTCTTGCTGAAGACCCAGGGTTTGAACGACACTGATCGAGGTCAAACCCCTAAGTTTAACCCTAGGCGTGACGGCCCGTATAAGATATCGAGGGTCTTGAGTGACACTACTTACCTCCTGGAGGGAGAGTCTGGAGCGAAGTTAGGGAAATACCATGCCTCACAACTTACTCCGTTTGTTGGTCACATCCAGCCGCCTGTTAGGGAAAAGCGTAGGCGAGGTAGGCCGCGTAAGTCTTAAGCTAGTCCAGACCGCGTTGCGTCGTCTGAACTAGAGGGGGAGGTTGTAACGCGGCAACGCTATTTCATAACGTTTataacgttatcgcgcgcgaaCAACGCAACGTTAGTGTTATCACGCCATCTCGTCTAATAGCGAATCACGCGGAAGTATGGTGCCGCGCCCTTCCCTCGGCCAATCGGCGCGAGGCAGTCCCCCCCGCGCGTCTCGCGACTCACGCGGAAGTTCTAGAAGTTTCCTTCTTCCCGGTGCGCGACGCCAACGTGAACGGTCGATTTTGAGCTAGCCTATGTTGAAATATGTAAATTCCTATAAATGTTTGCCACGAAGTTTGTTTAGTCGTAAGCTTGAGttcaataaatgattattgtgAAACCACGACTAAACACAGGTTTATACCTTATTACGTAATTAAATAGTTAGGTAACAACAAACATCATAACAACACCTTAAAGATTAAAGAGAACACTGCTCACAAAAGGATTGGCAAGTTGACAATATTTTATGCCAAGGGTCCGCAAATATGTCACGATGAGGGTAGTCATCCAGGAGTGCATTGAGGGCGGTGTGCATTCGGCAGAGTGGGGACTCAGCGTGCGCTACCGTGCGGCTTTGTGGCCGGGCGAACAGCTTGTGCCGACGACAGGCGCGATGCCGCGATGCCTGGTGTAATTATTGGGCACGAATAAACACGATAATTGTTCTAGGAGCTCGGGACATTGAgtatgattacgattgctttacacaattccacctctggttacaaaaactgttgttttgggttctggaagttctggaaacCCGAACGAcatcagaacgcgtttttcagcgtgcctgctgtatctttttggtaaatagtaggtactggattaacggactaaggataatttaacggaacttaacgagtccgttaacatttttgaaagttaacttaaaagttaatccgttaatagatatgttaacttcgttaattaacgattaacggattaacgagttaatgcccagctatggttttTGCGTATAGAAGTGGCCGAGAttcaacttctaaaataaggaCTTCAGGATCCCACTCACTACATCGTATCGACGTTCTCGACAAGCACgcccaaaaaacaaaacagaacAAACACGTCCAACCACTAAGAGAGCGCGCGGCGTACTGATCGCAGCGCCGGCGCTTTTTTAACGCTcgtgtgaataataatataaagtttCATACGGCCTATTCCTAACGCTCTGCGTTGAAAATGCAACACTGCTCGATAAAAAAGCGTCGCGTTTTAAAAGCGCCGACGTGTGAACACGTACTTGGATATGCATATGTTCTATTTGAACGCTTTTTTAACGGACGTTAAAAAAGCTCTCGTGTGAATTAGGCCTAATTCACACGAGAGCTTTTTTAACGTTTTAGCGTTGGGAATAGGCTTGGGTATGCATATTATGTTCTATTTGAACGCTTTTTTAACGGACGTTAAAAAAGCTCTCGTGTGAATTAGGCCTTAGGCTTAAAAAAAAGTCGACTATGCTTTCCGTTCAATTACCCTCCCTATACGGAATCGCGTGCTCTGTGCGGAATCGCATGCAActttaaggcccagaacagacggtgaaacgcaactgctagttacttttgagttgcatctatctaagtttctgccatagcgtccgttgagagaccacacatgacgcgaccagtttgaaactttcagtttcagtttcattcatgagaatcatcagaaagtcgcaatttcgttgcagttgcgtttcactgtTTGTTCTGGGCCGGCCTAACTTAAGATTGAGATGTGCGTAATATGGAACGTTGATCTATAATCTGtcaagtttattaaaaaaaaaaaaattaaatgtcaatgtcactttTTTAAAACCAAAACAATGTGAAAACAACCACAAAAACAAACTGTGTGTTGAGTGTAAAATTTTTGGATTGGAAATTAATTTCGTATAGGTAGAACGGTAGAAGTTATTACGTGCTCTGTGGGCAAAATGGACCCTTGCTTTCAAGATATAACTGTGGAATTCCTAGCGGTTGCATTTCATAGCATACTTTATTACACTTCAGTGTACCCACAAAGCGTTTTTGAAACTAGAAAAAAGTACAATGTGGTTGTTTACAGTTGCATTCATCCTGAAATAAGGCAATACATTGATTTATGTTTAAAAAGCATCCAGGAATGTCTAAAGAATGGTCAACTAAGTCGAGTGGTATTTGCAATCACCGACGCTGACTACGCGGCTGTTATGAAGTTCGTATTTGATGTGCACAGAACTGAAGACTATGACGAGACATCAGACGCGTATTTAATCCAAGCCGAGCAGAATTTACGAGCTTTTTGCCTCAGTTTAGCCAAATGTGATACATACAAAACTTTACCAGAAGATGCTAGTTTTACTATTCATATCCACACAAATGAAGCTATGGCGGTTTCCATGGCACTCGATCCTGTATTTGAAGATTTTCCTTTGGTGGAAGTAAATGGGAAGAGGAAAGACATGGACAATATCATCCCATTTAGGAGTTTTCCAATAAGAAACTATAGGTTAGAAAGTTATGTGGAGGTATAAAACACCAGTGTATTAAAACTGGGCAGGATATGCATAATGTGTTGTATATTCTGGGGCCACCTTATCAGAAGATGAGGCATACCCTAAAAAATTACTTTCGAGCTCCGTCACATGCCCATGGAAATGTACTGGCACTATGGGAAATTGGGCAAAGCCTTCAACTACCTGTCTCTGCCGGTGCCTGTTAGGCCATACCTGCAGCCTCCTCAACCACAGTGGATTTACATTAAACATGGCTTTTATACAGAATTCTGTGATATTTATtaagaattaattaataaattatgtcattaaagaatgtgtattttaattttgcctaatttgaatcatatttttttcaaataactgCTTTTAGGCAGTCTGGCTGCACAATAAGATCTATACCCACAATAATATGACCAGTATTTTACCTATTCTAAGCAACTAGGTTGTCTAGAAGAGATCATTTGTCTTATATGGTGTACCTACAATAAAGTGCGTTCTATCTCTATTTTACAACTACGATTATTTTTCGCATCTTTGCCTGCTCTgttatcaatattttatttacatagttttaGATGTAAAGAAGATAACAACCACCAAAATCATTCATAAGAATTTATTAAGGAATCTACTAATTTGTGAATGATCAAAGTTGGACGAATTATTTTAATGAAGGacacaaaattttaattttaatgaacagTCATTGAGAACAATGACTAAATACCATCTTCATTCTTCAATTTGACTGTCAGACAGCGCAATCGCGAGTACACCTCATCCCAGTCAACGTATGCGCCTATCAGCCTCCGGACGTTATTGCCGTTGTCTTCGTACGCGTTGCGACCGTGGAGCAACCTGATGTTGTCGAAAATCAGTATCTCTCCAGCCTTGGTCTTGAAATTGGCAGCAAAACGCTGGTTCAGTTTAAAGAATAAACTGTGAGCTTCATGCCAGGGCACCACACTCTCTATCGGTCCAGGAAAATGACTGCCTCTTTGGGGAATGGAGAAGTTTACCCTGATTACTTCACCCTTACTGTCAAGGCAGATGACTGGAGCTCTGTACAGCTTAAAGAAATCGTTGCCGTGTTCCGTGCCGATGTCGCACCATTCGACCTCGGTTTCTGTCAATACTTTAAACTGGTCTGGATGATGTTCCTTCATATAGTGAGCCACGTAGTGTGCGTCAGACAGAAGATTATCACCCCCTTGCCCTTCAGTCTGTACTAGACAGTGCAGAGAATTCACTCCAGGGCAGTATTCGTAATAGGGTAAATCTGTGTGCATCTGCAAATTACTCGATAGATACGCCACATTGCTCGTGTTGGGAACATTTTGAACTATGAATTTGACCCCATAGTGCGTCCGTTTCGTGAAGCCAACCTTCTCCACAATAGCATCCCCTGCAGTTTCAGAATCCGGTGTATTTTGAATCAGCGCAACTCCATACACGGAAAGTTTATGCAACCAGTCATAGAGTGCTTTATCAGAGTTCAATATTTCGTGATAATCATGCTTACTGAATATCTCAGCGAAGTTTTCACTGTTCCACGTGATTTTCGGCGGTTTGTATATTGTCTCGTTGTACTTTTGTTGACTTTTAGGCGTAAAGCTTCTGAATTTTAACCAGTTTAATTTATACTGTGAGGTGTGTCCGTCGGTCCAGCATATTTTCACGGAGTTTTCGTCCTTAAATACGTCTTTTGGTTTGACGTTAAGGTCGAATTTCGTCCAATCCAATATCCGGCTTTTGGCGGTCTTGTGGAAGCACTGTTCGCACTGGCAGTTATCTCGTAACCACACGTAGGGGAACTTGAGATTTTCGCCGCTGATTTCTACTTGTAAATGTTCATGTTTGTAACGTTGCACTAAAGTTTgcgaagtttttattttattgccacCCAATATTAGATTCACAAGGCGTTTCGTCGCGAACATGTTTCGCTCGCGAAGGTCAGTTAACTTGTAAACCGGTTCGGAGTTTGGAGTTTGATAGCTAGAGATAAAAGTAGCTcacatttacataaaatataacgAGATGATATTCGTATGATGTAAAGTCCACAACAATGTATGGAGTGATTAGGCGTGTTGATAAAGTTTAGTTGACCATTATCTCATGCACAATAACTGTGCTAGTgggtatttattaatttgaagtAGGAGGTTAAAAGTCGagaaaatatctactttatcTACCGATAGGTAGCGCAAGGGCTACGGAGAATTTGAGATCCTGTTTAGGAGAAAAATAAATGACGTAGTTATTTAACGAcaaaatagtaaattatttatctaGTTGATATTTACGTTAgctataatatttaaatgtaaatcaaCTAAAAAGACATTAAATAAATCCTCCTTCACGCAACCGGGTGATAGTAAAACAAAAGATAACAGAATATCGGAATGACACATCTTAGTTAAAAATGTGTAATTACCGTAAAAGGTTTGTGGACCGAGTGTCTctgataacaataaaataaacatttgacttcttattactatttttattcagATAAtaggtgtataatattatggcCAATGATTACAACAAACTTACTAAATAGAACtttcaattttaaaaaatatatactataatataaattatgtaactaatcaaatcaaatcaaatcaaaatcatttattgcataatgtaggtacatattataggtcacataaaaaaatatattgttcaGCTACATCATACCATATCGGCATGCAACAGAATCAATTTTTCGTGATTCAAGAAATTATACaaaagaattaaattaaatgtcacaataataattaacaatgtCAAATTTAGTAGATAGAATTTAATATTACATTAGT
Proteins encoded in this window:
- the LOC135076613 gene encoding gamma-butyrobetaine dioxygenase, with amino-acid sequence MFATKRLVNLILGGNKIKTSQTLVQRYKHEHLQVEISGENLKFPYVWLRDNCQCEQCFHKTAKSRILDWTKFDLNVKPKDVFKDENSVKICWTDGHTSQYKLNWLKFRSFTPKSQQKYNETIYKPPKITWNSENFAEIFSKHDYHEILNSDKALYDWLHKLSVYGVALIQNTPDSETAGDAIVEKVGFTKRTHYGVKFIVQNVPNTSNVAYLSSNLQMHTDLPYYEYCPGVNSLHCLVQTEGQGGDNLLSDAHYVAHYMKEHHPDQFKVLTETEVEWCDIGTEHGNDFFKLYRAPVICLDSKGEVIRVNFSIPQRGSHFPGPIESVVPWHEAHSLFFKLNQRFAANFKTKAGEILIFDNIRLLHGRNAYEDNGNNVRRLIGAYVDWDEVYSRLRCLTVKLKNEDGI